The nucleotide window ATTTGCTTTAATTACTGAGGCAGTTCTGTGGCCACCAGAGCAGCTGGTGTCCAGTCACTGACCCACCCCTCAGCTCACAGCAGTGAAAAAAGGCCCAGCGGTGGAGCATTGTTCACATAAATTAATGTGATTTTCCCCGCCGTCTACCACCAGCGGAGGATTTAGACAACATGaataatcaaaaacaaagtCTTCTACACTTGTGAGAGCCTCAATAGCCACCAGATGAGAACAAACAGCTGGGATATCCACGGTTGGAAGCAGCCTGGTTAGTTAGGCTAAAGCGGGTAGCCTAGTAGACTAACGTTGTATCTTTATATGAcgattgttttttatttattgtttatttaaatgactaaattaaagcaaaacacagGCATTGTTAAAGAAGCGGgggtattttatttatttatttagaaagaTAGAATTGAAAGTTAACTTTTGTAGTCCAAAACTGGGTTTCTTTAATTCAGAGTTCACGCATTTATactgaaggagaggaaatgCAGAAAGCTGCTCACTGACACACAAGCTCGAGGCTAGGCGACATGAAAATGTCTTACTACCTACAATGGGCTATAAGTATCAACACAGGTGTACAATAATAACATTGCGTCACAAAACAGTTCCCGTGCACGGGCCTGTCACCTCTGGCGCGTGGGTGCCAGGCAGCAAACCCATTAACACCCTGAGGTGCGGTGTTTTTATAATGTCCAGTCTGCGGCTGTAAAGTCAGCCGACACGTGGCCATGGGTAGAGGGTGTAGCACGTACACATTCTCTAAAATATATGATAATGTCTATGAAGTTCTGTGAAAGTCAAACTAAAGCTAATTCGGTGACGTATCTGTGTCATTATATGTGTTCTATTCAAGTTGTAACATAGAGCTGTAACTCCGGTCACTTTGGCCCAAGATCATTCAAACACTAAAGACTGACTCCAGACAAACCTTTAAATAACTCCAGAGGGTGTGTGGGAGTGGTCTATATACTATAAATATCATGGCGAGTTGGTTTATGTGAAGTGAGAGCATCAAATGGTTTGTTGACGAGGCCAAACGGTGATTTATCACTTTGAGTTTATTGTGTTCGCGCTGATGTGGTAAAAACCAACACTTGCAGACAGCTACTGGTTAAAATGTTTATCAGTGTGGTGGGTTACTGATGGTACAGGTCGTTTGCCGGACAAATTTACTGAAATTAAAGGTTAAGGTCATTCTTCAGATACTCTGCAATAAATTCCCGCGTGTTTTTGTCTAAATTACCAACCAGAAACCTATAAGCAGCTACATCCGCACTGAAGTAATCCTCATCCATTTGGACTGACAATAACTTCTGCCACTAGCCCTATCTAATCTTCATTGAGACAGATGCCCCTCAAATGAAAACCCTAATCTGATTCCAACTTTAATTGATTTACTTAGTCCTGTGGGCTTTTCACCAGGGGGCTTAAGCTTAAAAGCGCACAAAGGAGCATCCTGTCCAGAGATCAGCTCAGCGGGACTAACACCTCCTTTGATACAAGATGTTTTCAAACAGGCTTTGAAGGAACGCCTGCATTAGCACTGGACCAAGCAAAGGGTCACAACAAGGTAGCATCAGTATAGGACATTATACGATGTTTAGTTGGACACTGTTTAGTTTTACCTCATCTGAAAACATGGACGTGCATCTATACACATTCATCATCCATCACGAGAAGGCCTTGTCGGGGAATTACAACAGTAACAAGCATCTTCCCCagcaaatttaaaatgtcaaaaccaTCAGGCCGCTATGAGTCAAACATTACAGTGATCCAGCTGCTACGAGATAAACTGCACAGACATCTGCGATCTGAGCGGCAGTTAACACATACTTTACCCGGGATAGAGAACTGTTACGAGATAATCAGGTGTGCATTGATATGTTGATAGGTGGGAGCCTGTTGTTTTAGTGCAGTTTTTCAGATGTAGAAAAACACACGACAGTGGCCATTAACACACTGTCCACACTCTGCAGCATCCAGACACTTTGATCCAATATACAAAACTACAGCCTCAAACTCTGTAACCATAGCAACCCCGAAACAACGCCTCTGTAGGATACATAGGGGGGTTGGGCAGAATAGTAGGCTACATGGTCTACATTTACCATTAAATTGTCCTCGCAATGTTTTATCCACACTAAATCACAACATAGTCACATGCTTAGCAATGGCACCATAGGCTACCATGTGGCTTTTGTGACATcgaaataaacatttaatgtagCAGATGCGCACATCCCAACATATACAGGTGCCGGACCAATAAAACCATacgaagaaagaaaaatgcagtCCGCACACTGTAGCTCTCTGAGATGAAGTTTTAATGACACATCCACTGGTGACGTTTGGAGTTACATGCTTTTCTTCAGACTTAACAAAACAGCATcgaaatgaaaatatatgatgCAGCTCCTCCTCTATCATCACAGGAAGCTGATCAACACACTTTTGAGAATGTGGGGAAGGACACTGGACTTTTAAGCGATGGCAAatattggtaaaaaaaaaaaaaaaaagtatgtaatactgttttttaatctgttaaaGTAGATTTGAttccatgttttgtttattcacTTGATATTAAATGCACTACATGTAGTAAAGTGAGGGATGATTGTGCTGACATGGTTTGCCTATTTCCAGCAGTGTCTGTGGTGTTGTAAATTGGATGCTGCTCCACCAGTAGCAGTCTGGATGCCGGGTAGTGTGTGAATGACCACTCTGCTTGtctacatttgaaaaactgCCCTCTTCAGACAATTCAACAtttcaaaagacaaaatgtgTCATAACTGTTGTCCAGCCTGGATAAAGTATGTGCTAACTGTCCCCCTTTTCTTTAGAGAGGGCAGCTGCGAGTGCCAGCTATTCACACAGTAAATAGGCCACTCCACAGTGATCCGGGATGATCAGGAAATGTACTTTTATTGCAAATGGGGGCAGAGAATCCAGCAAGAATATATACATctcagagaaaagcaaaaatagAACAACACCCCTGATGAAGCAGTAAAAGGCAAAGCAGATAAGCGTTTTTACGCACGCGTTCCAACAGTTTTACGCATGTGTTTCAGCACCAAACAGATATCCCGAGTATTGgtgtaaaaataacagcaaCCTGCGGACACTCCCGCCTAAAAATATCTCATATTTACACctgaaatttaaacaaaaagaaaaatatagcaCGTGATGCGCAGGACAAAGCAAAAACGCCACCATCAGAGTGGAGAATATCATCTGTGAGTCATAGAAAATGTCTTTACTGTACAAGAGAATTCGGGctgtacaataaaatacatatttacacTCTGTTTGTATCCACAGTAGGCTTcatatctaaaataaaatatgtgtgtAATTGTCTGTTACTGAGGCCAGGGCCTCCACACCGGGTCAGTGATGTGCATCTTTCTGGTCTCACAGTGGAGTCCGGTTGTCTGGGTGAGGTACGGATGAGAGATCCCGTGCTGGCGGTGATGGTGATGGGACACATGCTGAGGGACCAGGGTGGCAGAGTCGCCGGCAGGAGCGGGTATCAGTGCCTTGTGGATGTGCCCGGGTGATGAGGGGTGCGTGTGGGGTCCGGGAAGCGCGAGAGACGCCTGAACTGTGTCCCCCCCGGTCCCCTCTGACTCCTGGCTCTTGGTGGCTATGAAGCGGCTAACCCTTAGCAGACAGGACCTCATGCCGTCGTTGTAGTTGTGCTGGCGGGCGCAGGTCTGCTCCCCGGACAGGACCCTGTCCActtccttctctgtcttcagGAAGTGGACCACACTCTCCAGAATCTCCGCTTTCTCCACCTTTGGATTCTTCAGTTTCTAAATCAAGAAAATCAGACAAGAAATTACTCACCGAACAGCCTGATATTGATACTAATACAGCAACATTATGTCAGCAAAACGGGGACAAAACGCATGACGCACAGACGTACCTCATTGTGGGTGCTCTCCAGCATCAAGAGTCGTAACGTCTCCAGACTGTGGTTGATTCTTTCCCGTCTGCGTTTCTCCATCAGAGGTTTAGACACCTTGGGATTGAAACGTACAATATTAGAATGATAAAACCCTGAACAACACAGTAGTAACATAGTTTTTATTCAGAACCTCCAAACAGCCAGAGTGCAGCAGCTTACCCTTCTCATGGTCCTCTGTCTGGGAGACTCTGGTGAAGATAAAGCCttcatggttaaaaaaaaaaagaagtcctgtctctgtgtcgCTGCTGTGAGTCCAAAGTGAAAATGGCACGTGTTTGTGTCCTGGTTGGAATTTGTTGATTGTTCCTGCACACAGTCACGCCCACTGACGGACACACCCCTCATTCATTCAGGCCGTGACAATGAGGAAAAGTGAATTCATTTAAATTACATGACTTTATACACAACACTAAATGATTCTctatctgttttcattttactttttttaaaggtCAGAATAGCTGAAAAAAGCTGAAGGAAAGTGTATCCTAACATAAAGGGAGtgtgccatgtttgttttttgggggggttacCATTTGGTTTCTTTATCTGTTGGTGTCATTTTAGCCAAAttatctttttgttgttttgttttgtttttaaacttggAGTTAGTGGATTTATCAAGTCATCCGGATAAAATAGTGTCAGTGTGATACAATAGGATGTGCAgactaaaacatttttactaAAGCTATAAGAGTGAAACTGTTTAAAGTGTAAAAAGTTTTAACATCAGGTACAGAGAGGTAAACTTTTTGAATAGTGGCTATTGCTATTTAttcttacatttacattttatatttctaaTTAAAAGGGCATTTGCGCTATAAATGTGTAAATCCATTTCTCCCAGTATATGTTGGCATgaaagatagatagatgtgGCTGGTGAAACCATTCCTGCTCATCAGTTTGAAACCATCCTGAACCCCCACACCACAACAAACCCTCCCATCTCATAATGGGACCTCGCCTGGCGTTGTCGAGCCAAATTGCCCCTCTTCACACCTAAACGCCTGTGTTGTGTGAAGGAGTTGTGTTTATCTTTGGGGGGTGTGGTTGGTGCGGAACAAGAATTGTGCAGGAGCAGCTCGATGTTTAATGTTCCACTACTTCTATATCTAAGATGTATCACCAGAGGAGTGGGGTTAGAGCAGTTGACTGGGGTTAGAGTTTTAGGGGTAGCTTTTTCAGCACTGCATTTATGGTCACCCCTGATCCCCATAATAGGCTAAAGTGTGGAGATAACACTGGGATGATCGGATCACGGGGATCCCGGAGAGATTAAGTGGCTTTTCAGAGGCAATGATACTTCCGTTTAAAATCAAAAGAGAGGGCGATTAGTGGAGGCTCAGGGGCCACTGCTGGTAACTATGGGGAACTGATGGATGCTCGCTACATctattttccattcatttccattctctctttctctctctctctcatgagTGTGTATAGGGATTTAAGACACGTGGACCCGCCCCATAAATAAGTCCTATAATGTGCTCGCCTGAGCCTGTGATGGAAACTAATTAGTTCCAAACGTGCCCTTTGGTGGCAGAGAAATGGACCGTTCACTTCTAATAACGTGACTCCTCGTGTGTGACAGCCACACTGATagaagagttaaaaaaaaaagtcaaatggaGCTGACAGGGTTTGAAACATGTAGTGAAGTAAACAACTGGTTTGATTTTGAAAGAGAGCGCGTGTGAAGTCCAAACACCAGGTATGAAGCTGACCTGACGCAGCGCACACTTAACACTCAGGTGTAATAATCATCCTCACACTTCATCACATCAGCACACAAACGTGACCTGTGCTCCCTTTTGCTCGTTGTTCCCATACAACCTTCTGTTGCCATACAaactaaaatcatttttaatgtatgttttaatgtatttttctgacGCATTTGCACAACTCCAAATATATAAACTGATGCAGGATCCGCAGAGTTTTGCACCACCTCTTCATTTGAAGCAGCAGTGTCTACGTGATATCATTTGGTCTTTTTCATCACTTAATGCAAAGTGCTGATGTCTCACACGTCATAAACGGTCCTCATAGCTGCTCCCTTTCTCACTTCATCTCTGTTCCCACGAGAAAAAGCGAAGGTTCCCATAGTCTCACTTCATGGGTGTTTTTTCTGAGAAGCTTTAAGCAGAGtgttacattttctaatgaaatTAGAGA belongs to Lates calcarifer isolate ASB-BC8 linkage group LG8, TLL_Latcal_v3, whole genome shotgun sequence and includes:
- the her5 gene encoding hairy-related 5 produces the protein MRGVSVSGRDCVQEQSTNSNQDTNTCHFHFGLTAATQRQDFFFFLTMKALSSPESPRQRTMRRVSKPLMEKRRRERINHSLETLRLLMLESTHNEKLKNPKVEKAEILESVVHFLKTEKEVDRVLSGEQTCARQHNYNDGMRSCLLRVSRFIATKSQESEGTGGDTVQASLALPGPHTHPSSPGHIHKALIPAPAGDSATLVPQHVSHHHHRQHGISHPYLTQTTGLHCETRKMHITDPVWRPWPQ